A single Saccharolobus shibatae B12 DNA region contains:
- a CDS encoding nucleotidyltransferase family protein: MGIEWKYKNAFRIAIKEIRRFYPEFAIIGRFARNFYANPETTLDIDFIANLDDIERLAEFIEYISSHYEIFPNDVGHWQYKIIIKGIRIDLVKPPQYKFDDEVVSRRRIVRIEGAGEVPILSPEDLATLYVVASINRGVKDLIKAKDIIIYSLARHDFNEDYFLRKCEENSVKALCLTLLSN, from the coding sequence TTGGGAATTGAATGGAAATATAAGAATGCGTTTAGAATAGCAATTAAAGAGATAAGAAGGTTTTATCCAGAATTTGCTATAATAGGAAGATTTGCAAGGAACTTTTACGCCAATCCTGAAACTACTCTAGATATAGATTTTATAGCGAATTTGGATGATATCGAAAGATTGGCAGAATTCATAGAATACATATCGTCTCATTACGAAATATTTCCTAATGACGTAGGACACTGGCAATATAAGATAATTATTAAAGGTATAAGGATTGACCTCGTAAAACCACCTCAATATAAGTTCGATGATGAGGTAGTATCGAGGAGAAGAATAGTAAGAATAGAAGGAGCGGGCGAAGTCCCAATATTATCTCCGGAGGATTTAGCAACTCTTTACGTAGTAGCGTCTATAAATAGGGGAGTTAAAGATTTGATTAAGGCTAAAGATATAATTATCTATTCTTTAGCAAGACATGACTTCAATGAAGATTATTTCTTGAGGAAATGCGAAGAAAATAGCGTAAAGGCGTTATGTTTGACTCTCCTCTCTAACTAA
- a CDS encoding nucleotidyltransferase domain-containing protein — MVFGLERIRFLEENWRRITLLVLNASRKFIDVKEAVVYGSVIKGKAMGSSDLDIALIVRNLDVKRLTDILVKIHLSLPEEISEIVDLNLIDEKDEEDFLKFVGKYVILN, encoded by the coding sequence GTGGTGTTCGGATTAGAGAGAATAAGATTTTTAGAGGAGAATTGGCGGAGAATAACACTATTAGTCCTTAATGCTTCCCGTAAATTTATTGATGTTAAAGAGGCTGTTGTTTACGGGTCAGTGATAAAAGGTAAGGCTATGGGGAGCAGTGATCTTGATATTGCGTTGATTGTTAGAAATTTAGATGTGAAGAGGTTAACCGATATTCTAGTGAAGATTCATCTTTCCTTACCGGAAGAGATTTCAGAAATCGTAGATTTAAACCTTATTGATGAGAAAGATGAGGAAGACTTTTTGAAATTTGTAGGAAAGTATGTTATACTAAATTGA
- a CDS encoding HEPN domain-containing protein encodes MHELHVSFCRRSLEYLQAAKEAFQKGFYNASSLMSQISAELAIKATIAFLGYSFPETHEIRKLLSVLSTVAMTEEITNFVREKRGELIVLEDASQRGQYFTYGLNKEDAEVCLNTAKEIINLVKRIWGDKWCSD; translated from the coding sequence GTGCATGAACTACACGTATCGTTTTGTAGAAGGTCTCTAGAATATCTTCAAGCCGCGAAAGAAGCTTTTCAAAAAGGTTTCTATAATGCCAGTAGTCTCATGTCCCAAATATCCGCCGAACTAGCAATCAAGGCTACTATTGCTTTTTTAGGTTATTCCTTTCCAGAAACCCACGAGATAAGGAAACTTTTATCAGTATTATCTACAGTAGCTATGACGGAGGAAATTACAAATTTCGTTAGAGAAAAGAGGGGAGAACTAATTGTATTAGAAGATGCTAGTCAAAGGGGGCAATATTTCACTTATGGTTTAAATAAAGAGGATGCTGAAGTTTGTTTAAATACTGCTAAAGAGATAATTAATCTTGTAAAGAGGATATGGGGAGATAAGTGGTGTTCGGATTAG
- a CDS encoding DUF973 family protein codes for MESSIQALKNIKTGSLYYFLATIIALVTEVIILSEKSLVSSFFVLILELVTYGILLIGFSRMRMGFFQLSKTINARIGITGVNIFIIGIIALLFGAILPILIYIGGSLVFIGDVMIGYTIYKIGQRFQVNTEKIAGILIMISIASFIGYLISYFASDEVMRKASQAPREEKLLIVPSDKSIGYGILKSNGDANVVIYSKESSEIISAQIMGHNFQTLQISPKTVVAGENKIYIKFALSGVMFVPGNIYNLEILLANNEKLLASLVYEL; via the coding sequence ATGGAATCGAGTATTCAAGCTTTGAAAAACATCAAAACGGGGTCGCTATATTATTTTTTAGCGACAATTATAGCTTTAGTAACAGAAGTAATTATATTGAGCGAAAAATCACTAGTTAGTAGCTTTTTCGTCTTAATACTTGAGTTAGTCACATACGGGATATTACTGATAGGATTTTCAAGAATGAGGATGGGATTTTTTCAGTTATCGAAGACAATAAATGCACGCATAGGCATAACTGGAGTTAACATATTTATTATCGGAATAATAGCACTGCTATTCGGTGCTATCTTACCAATTTTAATTTACATAGGAGGTTCCCTAGTATTTATAGGTGACGTAATGATAGGGTATACTATATATAAGATAGGACAGAGATTTCAAGTAAATACAGAGAAAATTGCAGGAATTCTGATAATGATATCTATAGCCTCTTTCATAGGTTACTTAATTTCCTACTTTGCTTCTGATGAAGTTATGAGAAAAGCATCTCAAGCCCCTAGGGAAGAAAAGTTACTAATAGTTCCTAGCGATAAGAGTATAGGTTACGGAATTTTGAAAAGCAACGGAGATGCAAATGTAGTCATTTATTCTAAAGAGTCCTCTGAAATAATCTCAGCTCAGATTATGGGCCACAATTTTCAGACATTACAAATTAGTCCCAAAACAGTTGTAGCGGGAGAGAACAAAATATATATAAAATTTGCTCTATCTGGAGTAATGTTTGTTCCGGGAAATATTTATAATTTAGAGATATTACTTGCTAATAATGAAAAATTATTAGCCTCCTTAGTTTATGAGTTGTAA
- a CDS encoding GNAT family N-acetyltransferase — protein MILAYNNDKVIGSIQLTKGRYFGLERQFHVGKIAYAVDKHYRGKGLIYTLFDYLLKVTDVKILTAWVDERNIKSQKLLENLGFERLCKIDNFMYSVREKIFVNLIFYSGERKVAKEKCEKYLEKFNIKVS, from the coding sequence ATGATTTTAGCCTATAACAACGATAAGGTTATTGGAAGTATTCAATTAACTAAAGGAAGATATTTTGGGTTAGAAAGACAATTTCATGTAGGTAAGATAGCATATGCGGTAGACAAACATTATAGGGGAAAGGGACTTATATATACTCTATTCGATTACTTGCTGAAAGTTACAGATGTGAAAATTCTCACTGCATGGGTAGATGAGAGGAATATTAAATCTCAGAAACTATTAGAGAATTTAGGTTTTGAAAGACTCTGTAAAATAGACAATTTCATGTATTCAGTTAGAGAAAAAATATTCGTTAACTTGATATTTTATTCTGGTGAAAGGAAAGTGGCAAAGGAGAAATGTGAAAAATATCTGGAAAAATTTAATATAAAAGTATCATAA
- a CDS encoding nucleotidyltransferase domain-containing protein, translating into MGKAKSALKSQVELVKVAIEFINDISNEIRIEDIYVVGSRARGDYLETSDIDLVIISRDFEGLRYIDRLEKLGKYMRARVEFFAFTPEEWNESASLFVKQMKKEAKRLKDLAKEIGLSF; encoded by the coding sequence ATGGGTAAAGCGAAATCTGCATTAAAAAGTCAAGTTGAATTGGTAAAAGTTGCAATAGAATTTATTAATGATATAAGTAATGAAATTAGAATTGAAGATATATACGTAGTGGGTTCTAGGGCCAGAGGAGATTACTTAGAGACAAGTGACATAGATTTAGTCATAATATCGCGAGACTTTGAAGGCTTAAGGTATATTGATAGACTTGAAAAACTTGGAAAGTACATGAGGGCACGCGTAGAATTCTTCGCTTTTACTCCCGAGGAATGGAATGAGTCTGCATCTCTTTTCGTTAAACAAATGAAAAAAGAAGCTAAGAGGCTAAAGGACTTAGCAAAAGAGATCGGGCTATCTTTTTAA
- a CDS encoding HEPN domain-containing protein, protein MREEAEKWFRQALEDLATAKDTITTGHYYASAFWAEQAAEKALKALLIEGGKIERTHDLNALLERIKEEIGLSVEEIRSEVNKLTLHYTISRYPDAANTIPYSLYSKEDAEELVKKAEKVIEWVKRNLH, encoded by the coding sequence ATGAGAGAAGAAGCAGAAAAATGGTTCAGACAAGCCTTAGAAGATTTAGCAACTGCTAAAGATACTATTACAACTGGTCATTATTATGCCTCAGCCTTTTGGGCCGAACAAGCTGCTGAGAAAGCTCTAAAAGCACTCTTAATAGAGGGAGGAAAGATCGAGAGGACTCATGACTTAAATGCGTTGTTAGAGAGAATAAAGGAAGAGATAGGATTATCCGTAGAGGAGATAAGGAGTGAAGTAAACAAACTTACTTTACATTATACTATCTCTAGATATCCTGATGCTGCAAATACTATACCATACTCGTTATATAGTAAGGAAGATGCTGAGGAGTTAGTGAAAAAAGCAGAAAAGGTGATAGAATGGGTAAAGCGAAATCTGCATTAA
- a CDS encoding HEPN domain-containing protein produces MNNNDLAKSYVRQAEERIKHSKEALNEGNYPYVVRQCQEAVELLLKASLRYVGIEPPKLHDVGYLLRKEKDRFPQWFQDKIDEFAYYSRVLRSERESAMYGDEETGATPEELYSKFDAENAIKMCESVHVSVKKLIKID; encoded by the coding sequence ATGAATAATAATGACCTTGCTAAATCTTACGTTAGACAAGCCGAAGAAAGGATAAAACACTCTAAAGAAGCATTGAATGAAGGTAATTATCCTTATGTAGTGAGACAATGCCAAGAGGCTGTAGAACTACTCCTTAAAGCTTCCTTAAGATATGTGGGTATAGAACCACCTAAACTTCATGACGTTGGATATCTCCTTAGGAAAGAAAAGGATAGATTTCCACAATGGTTCCAGGACAAAATAGATGAATTTGCATACTATTCCAGAGTTTTAAGGAGTGAAAGAGAATCAGCGATGTATGGAGATGAGGAAACTGGAGCTACACCAGAAGAATTATACTCAAAATTTGATGCTGAAAATGCTATTAAGATGTGCGAGAGTGTTCATGTATCTGTGAAAAAGCTAATCAAAATAGACTAA
- a CDS encoding nucleotidyltransferase domain-containing protein: MKEPYKSLLEKLIKLLLEEFGDRLISVVVYGSVARGDNRKDSDVDLLIVISRLPKTLTERIMLFEKVENKIEDYIEKLMNEGYYISFSPIIKTPEEAIRFSPIYMDMTEDAIILYDRDNFFRKVLEETRERLLKLGFERVWISKKTWYWRKKDYKFGEVIDFG; the protein is encoded by the coding sequence GTGAAAGAGCCTTATAAGAGTTTATTGGAAAAGCTCATTAAATTACTGTTAGAAGAATTTGGGGATAGGCTGATTTCTGTGGTGGTCTACGGAAGTGTAGCTCGAGGAGATAATAGAAAGGACAGTGATGTTGACTTGTTAATAGTCATAAGTAGATTACCTAAAACCTTAACTGAGAGGATAATGCTATTCGAAAAAGTTGAAAATAAAATCGAAGATTATATAGAAAAACTTATGAATGAAGGATATTATATTAGTTTTTCCCCTATTATAAAGACACCGGAAGAGGCCATAAGATTTTCTCCTATTTACATGGATATGACGGAAGATGCGATAATCCTTTATGATAGGGATAACTTCTTTAGAAAGGTACTTGAAGAGACTAGAGAAAGGTTACTGAAATTAGGTTTCGAGAGAGTGTGGATATCCAAAAAGACATGGTATTGGAGGAAGAAAGATTACAAATTCGGGGAGGTGATTGACTTTGGGTGA
- a CDS encoding MFS transporter — protein METRILPYWFLIFTIGFGWFSLAPLVPVLENYFGVPLSSILFIISAYGYSMAILGLLAGFLSAKFTTRSVLLISSILSFIGLLGRALSNDFSTFFLFAIIASLAYPLAIAPVGSIAKSIFKGRANTVVGISVGILFIGMALGSFFSPSILSFIGLRGTLLLTAILALIAMVLIIPLLRSYPSHYERSLKGSFNPGMIKNWYVGLAVASISVMFGSISSVILQIHGVVTLLAVSMGGFLTGLSFLGSGLGAIILPSLLENRLRLGLILTGLLTFFSAITAVISISFTVNFPLIALGYFLFGFFGNAYWSMAMASTTLYVNDPAKAGFATSMYSVITNVGVSVIPVTIGVLFNDNSTIAEGVIIVVIIEFIAALLSFFLKS, from the coding sequence ATGGAAACGAGGATTTTACCGTATTGGTTTCTCATCTTCACCATAGGCTTTGGATGGTTTTCATTAGCACCCCTAGTACCGGTCTTGGAAAACTACTTTGGTGTTCCCTTAAGTTCAATCCTTTTTATCATATCTGCTTATGGATACAGCATGGCAATTCTGGGTTTGTTGGCGGGTTTCTTATCGGCTAAATTCACTACCAGAAGCGTTTTATTGATTTCATCTATCCTATCGTTTATAGGACTTTTAGGTAGGGCATTATCTAATGACTTTTCTACCTTCTTCCTCTTTGCCATAATAGCGTCACTAGCTTATCCCTTAGCAATTGCACCAGTTGGAAGTATTGCAAAATCCATATTCAAAGGAAGGGCTAACACTGTTGTCGGGATAAGTGTTGGAATTCTATTTATCGGAATGGCACTAGGCTCGTTTTTTAGTCCATCAATACTTTCCTTTATAGGCTTAAGAGGAACTTTATTGCTTACGGCAATTTTAGCTTTAATCGCAATGGTTTTAATTATCCCATTATTGAGGAGCTATCCCAGTCATTACGAAAGATCTCTTAAAGGCAGTTTCAATCCAGGGATGATTAAGAATTGGTATGTCGGATTAGCTGTTGCCTCTATTTCAGTAATGTTTGGTAGTATTTCCTCAGTAATTTTGCAAATTCACGGTGTAGTTACTTTGCTAGCAGTCAGTATGGGAGGTTTCTTAACAGGTCTTAGTTTTCTAGGCTCTGGGCTCGGTGCTATAATATTGCCATCTTTATTAGAAAATAGGTTAAGGTTAGGTTTAATATTGACTGGTTTATTAACGTTTTTCTCAGCAATTACTGCTGTAATATCCATTTCCTTTACTGTTAATTTTCCATTAATAGCATTAGGTTACTTCCTATTTGGTTTCTTTGGGAATGCCTATTGGTCAATGGCTATGGCTTCGACAACTCTATACGTTAATGACCCAGCAAAGGCTGGTTTCGCTACTTCCATGTATAGCGTGATAACAAATGTTGGAGTCTCAGTAATTCCAGTGACAATTGGAGTCTTATTTAACGATAATTCGACTATTGCTGAGGGAGTGATAATAGTGGTTATAATCGAGTTCATAGCTGCTTTGTTATCGTTTTTCCTGAAAAGCTAG
- a CDS encoding MFS transporter, producing MDIRDVFKPLDEAKFSWFHAKSMITTGMGVFTDGYDLSSIGIVLGALLTSFGITKSSPDFAIVSSLLTGAALIGSAIGAIIFGFLANMGRKTFYGVDVALMTIGALLQAFVQNPMQLVLVRFILGLGIGADYVLSPLIMAEHSNAIDRGKKLALGFGLFWGFGASTAAGLYLILQAMGIPLDLIWRIILATGAIPAAAVIYLRRKIPETTRYLGRIKGDIDGVKKVIKEVTKTEVSIMANVKDNVKALDYFKTNWRPILIAAILWFLYDIPAYAGILFGPSLIASKLGLDPATYQLVNEAFFIIPGGLIALLLIDRVGRKPLQIIGFIGMTLALTSFAFYIKSPNYIPLIAIILYGLEQFSSQSGPGSVSASGVLGVELAPTKIRSIAQGITVVGGRLGATFASFVFPSLYVQYGLSFAVVFVAFASGIAALLTFLSIPETKGKSLEEASREIEFVKA from the coding sequence ATGGACATAAGGGATGTATTCAAACCGTTAGATGAGGCAAAGTTCAGTTGGTTCCACGCAAAGTCAATGATAACGACGGGCATGGGAGTTTTCACCGATGGATATGACTTGTCATCAATTGGTATAGTATTAGGGGCATTATTAACGTCCTTTGGAATAACTAAAAGTAGTCCAGATTTCGCAATAGTTTCATCTCTATTAACCGGTGCAGCGCTGATTGGTTCTGCAATAGGTGCGATAATTTTTGGCTTCCTAGCAAACATGGGTAGGAAGACATTTTATGGGGTTGACGTAGCATTAATGACAATTGGAGCCTTATTACAAGCATTCGTACAAAATCCTATGCAATTAGTATTAGTGAGATTCATTTTAGGGTTAGGAATTGGTGCAGATTACGTTCTCTCCCCATTAATAATGGCTGAACACAGTAATGCTATAGATAGGGGTAAGAAGTTAGCCTTAGGTTTTGGGCTGTTCTGGGGTTTTGGTGCATCCACAGCTGCTGGATTATATCTTATTCTACAAGCAATGGGAATACCTTTAGATCTTATATGGAGAATTATACTAGCTACTGGAGCTATCCCGGCTGCAGCAGTAATATACCTTAGGAGAAAGATACCAGAAACTACTAGGTATTTAGGAAGGATAAAGGGTGATATAGATGGTGTTAAGAAGGTGATTAAAGAAGTAACTAAAACTGAAGTTAGCATTATGGCAAACGTTAAGGATAACGTTAAAGCGTTAGATTACTTCAAAACAAATTGGAGGCCGATATTAATTGCTGCTATACTATGGTTCTTGTACGATATTCCAGCATACGCTGGAATCTTATTTGGTCCAAGCTTAATAGCGAGTAAGTTGGGTTTAGATCCCGCTACTTATCAACTAGTAAACGAGGCATTTTTCATCATTCCCGGTGGGCTAATAGCACTTTTACTTATAGATAGGGTTGGTAGAAAACCATTACAAATAATTGGCTTCATAGGAATGACTTTAGCCTTAACTTCCTTCGCATTTTATATAAAATCACCAAACTATATCCCCTTAATTGCCATCATCTTGTATGGACTTGAACAATTTTCGTCACAATCTGGGCCAGGTTCAGTATCTGCATCTGGAGTACTAGGAGTTGAGTTAGCTCCTACTAAGATAAGAAGCATAGCGCAAGGAATTACAGTAGTCGGAGGTAGATTAGGAGCAACCTTTGCTTCCTTCGTATTCCCCTCACTTTACGTTCAGTATGGACTATCCTTTGCAGTAGTATTCGTTGCATTCGCTTCTGGAATAGCTGCATTATTAACATTCCTATCCATCCCAGAGACTAAAGGCAAATCTCTAGAAGAAGCTTCAAGAGAAATAGAGTTCGTAAAAGCTTAA
- a CDS encoding class I SAM-dependent methyltransferase, translating to MNHHHGHYYPPEDFRRTFERPEEYLPEVFEGKKGVIVDYGCGNGFYARYLLEYATKLYCIDINVIALEEVKKKFNSAITLTSPKEIPHSTVDFVFFANSFHDMDDKQYVVSEVKRILKSDGRVIIIDWRKENTGFGPPLSVRMDEKDYMKWFSDFTVEKRFTPTPYHFGLVLKRKTS from the coding sequence ATGAACCACCATCATGGGCATTATTACCCTCCTGAAGACTTTAGACGAACCTTCGAGAGACCAGAGGAATATTTACCAGAGGTATTTGAGGGAAAGAAAGGTGTTATAGTAGATTATGGCTGTGGAAATGGGTTCTACGCTAGATACTTACTTGAGTACGCTACAAAACTATACTGCATAGACATAAACGTTATTGCGCTTGAGGAGGTTAAAAAGAAGTTCAACAGTGCGATAACCCTTACGAGCCCTAAGGAGATCCCACATAGTACAGTTGACTTCGTTTTCTTCGCCAATTCATTCCACGATATGGACGATAAGCAATACGTTGTAAGTGAGGTTAAGAGAATCCTAAAGAGTGATGGTAGGGTTATCATTATAGATTGGAGGAAAGAGAACACTGGTTTCGGTCCACCATTAAGTGTTAGAATGGATGAGAAAGATTACATGAAATGGTTTAGCGATTTTACAGTGGAAAAGAGATTCACACCAACACCCTATCACTTTGGATTAGTGCTGAAGAGAAAGACTAGTTGA
- a CDS encoding aminotransferase class I/II-fold pyridoxal phosphate-dependent enzyme: MYPEFCLERWQSLRDWRAKYVLSESGVEPLDLSEIKIPNVKLEYGHTKGLIKVRQLIASLYPGKKEDDVIITAGGAEANYLTILSTINPNDEVIVEMPNYMQIPGLLRGINAKVKYIWLKDDFRLDLNELNEMVSKNTKAIVITNPNNPTGMALSESEIKGIVEIAEDNHVTVIADEVYRGLEHDGKMRPSFVDLYDNAISTNSMSKVYGLPGIRIGWVVASKELVDRMWSVRDYTSISPSIIGQEIAYNVLLEREKFMDRARRIALNNMRLMERLISDLDVKWVKPNATVLAYLKLNVKNTYDFSERLFEKYGVLVNPGECFEMPGYVRIGLGSTNTEFLSEALSLFVRYLREYK; the protein is encoded by the coding sequence ATGTATCCCGAATTTTGCCTAGAAAGATGGCAATCCTTAAGGGATTGGAGAGCCAAATACGTCCTTTCAGAGAGCGGAGTAGAGCCATTAGATCTAAGTGAGATTAAAATACCTAACGTTAAGCTGGAATATGGTCATACCAAGGGATTAATAAAAGTTAGACAGCTAATAGCATCTCTCTATCCCGGGAAGAAAGAGGATGACGTTATAATAACAGCTGGAGGTGCGGAAGCCAACTACCTAACTATCCTTTCCACCATAAATCCAAATGACGAAGTAATTGTGGAAATGCCAAACTACATGCAAATCCCCGGATTATTAAGGGGAATAAACGCAAAGGTAAAGTACATTTGGCTTAAGGATGATTTTAGGTTAGACCTAAACGAGCTCAACGAAATGGTTAGCAAAAACACTAAGGCAATAGTCATAACAAATCCAAACAACCCTACTGGTATGGCACTTTCAGAAAGTGAAATTAAGGGAATAGTTGAGATAGCTGAGGATAATCACGTTACCGTAATAGCTGATGAGGTTTATAGGGGTCTAGAGCATGACGGCAAAATGAGACCTAGTTTTGTCGACCTATACGATAATGCCATAAGTACTAACAGCATGTCGAAAGTTTACGGACTACCGGGAATAAGAATAGGATGGGTTGTGGCAAGTAAAGAGTTAGTTGATAGGATGTGGAGCGTTAGAGATTATACGTCAATTTCCCCTTCAATTATAGGGCAAGAGATTGCCTATAACGTACTCTTAGAGAGGGAGAAATTCATGGATAGGGCAAGGAGAATTGCGTTAAATAATATGAGGTTAATGGAAAGGTTAATTAGTGACCTTGACGTAAAGTGGGTTAAGCCTAATGCCACAGTCCTAGCATATCTTAAATTGAACGTTAAGAACACTTACGATTTCAGTGAGAGACTATTTGAGAAGTATGGCGTGTTGGTGAATCCTGGGGAGTGCTTCGAGATGCCCGGTTATGTCAGGATAGGTTTAGGAAGTACAAACACGGAGTTTTTAAGTGAAGCATTATCATTATTCGTAAGGTATTTAAGAGAATATAAATAA
- the hjc gene encoding Holliday junction resolvase Hjc, translating to MNRDIGKNAERELVSILRGEGFNAVRIPTSNSSPNPLPDIFATKGNNLLSIECKSTWESKVKVKEHQVKKLFDFLSMFTMNGIPVIAVKFKQIHEWRVLVPEKAEDIVVTIDNTIPMENLFKILEKKVEEKILTP from the coding sequence ATGAATAGGGATATTGGTAAGAACGCTGAGAGGGAGTTGGTGTCTATTTTGAGGGGAGAGGGATTTAACGCTGTTAGGATTCCAACTTCCAACTCTTCTCCAAATCCATTACCGGACATTTTCGCAACCAAGGGAAATAATTTGTTGTCAATCGAATGTAAGAGTACTTGGGAAAGTAAGGTAAAGGTTAAGGAACATCAGGTGAAGAAGTTGTTCGATTTCCTCTCAATGTTTACCATGAATGGTATACCGGTAATAGCTGTGAAGTTTAAACAAATTCATGAGTGGAGGGTTCTTGTTCCAGAAAAGGCTGAGGATATAGTAGTCACAATTGATAATACGATTCCCATGGAAAACCTTTTTAAAATATTGGAAAAGAAAGTTGAGGAAAAAATATTAACGCCTTAA
- a CDS encoding sodium:calcium antiporter, with the protein MKMLLFWLEFVGIFIAIFISAELLAKGADELEDFLGQGITGGIILGFLTALPETIFVIIASLEGSFDIALGSAIGGNVLLFTLGIGLVGVLYALKWKTPLQISSEYSVENIFLILTTIAMLLILIYGKLDIISGLLLILIYIIYVVYRVVKFRGEGGRTKGGSLAKPIMFIMAGGVLLVVFSHYFVEYISEIATMLNVPAIWLSLIIAPIAGELEEKISAFRLVQMSKDGGSLSILSFVGSKIENATILLGIIGLFTDYELQSALPEYISALAANIIALYVLFDKRLKIIESTILIGVYVVIVIFSFYL; encoded by the coding sequence ATGAAAATGCTGTTATTTTGGTTGGAATTCGTTGGAATTTTCATAGCTATTTTCATATCTGCAGAGCTTTTAGCTAAGGGCGCTGACGAATTAGAGGATTTCCTAGGCCAAGGTATAACTGGTGGTATAATACTAGGATTCCTAACAGCATTACCAGAAACCATATTCGTTATCATAGCGTCTTTAGAAGGGAGTTTTGATATAGCATTGGGTTCAGCCATTGGGGGTAACGTGTTGTTATTTACACTAGGTATTGGATTGGTTGGGGTGCTTTACGCATTAAAATGGAAGACTCCTCTTCAAATTTCTAGTGAATATAGTGTTGAAAATATTTTTCTAATACTAACTACTATTGCAATGTTACTTATTTTGATTTACGGTAAATTGGATATCATTTCTGGTCTATTACTTATCTTAATCTACATAATTTACGTTGTGTACAGGGTTGTTAAATTCAGAGGAGAGGGAGGGAGGACAAAAGGGGGAAGTTTAGCAAAGCCCATTATGTTCATTATGGCTGGAGGTGTTCTACTAGTAGTATTCTCTCATTACTTCGTGGAGTATATAAGTGAGATAGCAACAATGCTTAACGTTCCTGCAATATGGCTCTCGCTAATAATAGCTCCAATAGCGGGGGAGCTTGAAGAGAAAATATCTGCATTTAGGTTAGTTCAAATGTCAAAAGATGGGGGATCCCTTTCAATTCTAAGTTTTGTGGGGAGTAAGATAGAGAACGCTACTATACTTTTAGGAATTATAGGCTTGTTTACGGATTACGAATTACAGTCAGCCTTACCAGAATACATTTCAGCTTTAGCTGCAAATATAATAGCCTTATACGTACTGTTCGACAAGAGGCTTAAGATTATTGAATCTACAATTTTGATTGGGGTTTACGTAGTTATAGTAATATTCTCCTTCTATCTCTAG